Proteins from a genomic interval of Neoarius graeffei isolate fNeoGra1 chromosome 24, fNeoGra1.pri, whole genome shotgun sequence:
- the tia1l gene encoding cytotoxic granule-associated RNA binding protein 1, like isoform X2: protein MMADDDQPKTLYVGNLSRDVTEALIMQVFTQIGPCKSCKMIIDTAGNDPYCFVEFFEHMHAAAALAAMNGRKILGKDMKVNWASMPSSQKKDTSNHFHVFVGDLSPEISTEDVRAAFAPFGKISDARVVKDLATGKSKGYGFISFINKWDAENAIQQMNSQWLGGRQIRTNWATRKPPAPKSNLESQSSSNTKHLSYEEVLNQSSPSNCTVYCGGVTSGLSDQLMRQTFTLFGQIMEIRVFPDKGYSFVRFDSHESAAHAIVSVNGTCIEGHTVKCYWGKETADMRAMQQMAMPQQSNPAYAAQPYGQWGQSYGNGQQMGQYVPNGWQMPTYGVYGQAWNQQGYK, encoded by the exons ATGATGGCGGATGATGACCAGCCCAAGACGTT gTACGTCGGAAACCTGTCCAGGGATGTGACAGAGGCTCTCATCATGCAGGTGTTCACCCAGATTGGACCCTGTAAGAGCTGCAAAATGATCATCGAT aCGGCAGGAAATGACCCATACTGCTTCGTGGAGTTCTTTGAGCACATGCACGCTGCCGCTGCCCTGGCCGCCATGAACGGACGGAAAATATTAGGAAAG GACATGAAGGTGAACTGGGCCTCCATGCCGAGCAGCCAGAAGAAAGACACAAGCA ATCACTTCCATGTCTTTGTCGGCGACCTGAGTCCAGAAATCTCCACAGAGGACGTCAGAGCCGCTTTTGCACCATTTGGAAAAATATC TGATGCTCGTGTGGTGAAAGATTTGGCCACTGGGAAATCCAAAGGCTATGGGTTTATCTCCTTCATTAACAAATGG GATGCGGAGAATGCCATCCAGCAGATGAACAGCCAGTGGCTGGGAGGCAGGCAGATCAGAACCAACTGGGCCACCAGGAAGCCTCCTGCACCCAAATCCAATCTTGAGAGTCAGTCCAGTA GCAACACCAAACACCTATCCTATGAGGAGGTTCTGAACCAGTCCAGCCCCAGTAACTGCACTGTGTACTGTGGCGGGGTCACCTCTGGCCTCTCag ATCAGCTGATGAGGCAGACTTTCACTCTATTCGGACAGATCATGGAGATCAGGGTCTTCCCAGATAAAGGCTACTCGTTTGTGAG GTTTGATTCTCATGAGAGTGCAGCCCACGCCATCGTGTCTGTGAATGGGACGTGCATCGAGGGCCACACGGTGAAGTGCTACTGGGGTAAAGAAACCGCAGACATGAGGGCTATGCAGCAGATGGCCATGCCCCAG CAGAGTAACCCGGCCTACGCGGCTCAGCCATACGGACAGTGGGGTCAGTCTTACGGTAACGGGCAGCAGATGGGTCAGTACGTCCCTAACGGCTGGCAGATGCCGACGTACGGAGTGTATGGCCAGGCCTGGAACCAGCAGGGCTACAAGTAA
- the tia1l gene encoding cytotoxic granule-associated RNA binding protein 1, like isoform X1, translated as MMADDDQPKTLYVGNLSRDVTEALIMQVFTQIGPCKSCKMIIDTAGNDPYCFVEFFEHMHAAAALAAMNGRKILGKDMKVNWASMPSSQKKDTSNHFHVFVGDLSPEISTEDVRAAFAPFGKISDARVVKDLATGKSKGYGFISFINKWDAENAIQQMNSQWLGGRQIRTNWATRKPPAPKSNLESQSSTGNTKHLSYEEVLNQSSPSNCTVYCGGVTSGLSDQLMRQTFTLFGQIMEIRVFPDKGYSFVRFDSHESAAHAIVSVNGTCIEGHTVKCYWGKETADMRAMQQMAMPQQSNPAYAAQPYGQWGQSYGNGQQMGQYVPNGWQMPTYGVYGQAWNQQGYK; from the exons ATGATGGCGGATGATGACCAGCCCAAGACGTT gTACGTCGGAAACCTGTCCAGGGATGTGACAGAGGCTCTCATCATGCAGGTGTTCACCCAGATTGGACCCTGTAAGAGCTGCAAAATGATCATCGAT aCGGCAGGAAATGACCCATACTGCTTCGTGGAGTTCTTTGAGCACATGCACGCTGCCGCTGCCCTGGCCGCCATGAACGGACGGAAAATATTAGGAAAG GACATGAAGGTGAACTGGGCCTCCATGCCGAGCAGCCAGAAGAAAGACACAAGCA ATCACTTCCATGTCTTTGTCGGCGACCTGAGTCCAGAAATCTCCACAGAGGACGTCAGAGCCGCTTTTGCACCATTTGGAAAAATATC TGATGCTCGTGTGGTGAAAGATTTGGCCACTGGGAAATCCAAAGGCTATGGGTTTATCTCCTTCATTAACAAATGG GATGCGGAGAATGCCATCCAGCAGATGAACAGCCAGTGGCTGGGAGGCAGGCAGATCAGAACCAACTGGGCCACCAGGAAGCCTCCTGCACCCAAATCCAATCTTGAGAGTCAGTCCAGTA CAGGCAACACCAAACACCTATCCTATGAGGAGGTTCTGAACCAGTCCAGCCCCAGTAACTGCACTGTGTACTGTGGCGGGGTCACCTCTGGCCTCTCag ATCAGCTGATGAGGCAGACTTTCACTCTATTCGGACAGATCATGGAGATCAGGGTCTTCCCAGATAAAGGCTACTCGTTTGTGAG GTTTGATTCTCATGAGAGTGCAGCCCACGCCATCGTGTCTGTGAATGGGACGTGCATCGAGGGCCACACGGTGAAGTGCTACTGGGGTAAAGAAACCGCAGACATGAGGGCTATGCAGCAGATGGCCATGCCCCAG CAGAGTAACCCGGCCTACGCGGCTCAGCCATACGGACAGTGGGGTCAGTCTTACGGTAACGGGCAGCAGATGGGTCAGTACGTCCCTAACGGCTGGCAGATGCCGACGTACGGAGTGTATGGCCAGGCCTGGAACCAGCAGGGCTACAAGTAA
- the tia1l gene encoding cytotoxic granule-associated RNA binding protein 1, like isoform X5, which translates to MMADDDQPKTLYVGNLSRDVTEALIMQVFTQIGPCKSCKMIIDTAGNDPYCFVEFFEHMHAAAALAAMNGRKILGKDMKVNWASMPSSQKKDTSNHFHVFVGDLSPEISTEDVRAAFAPFGKISDARVVKDLATGKSKGYGFISFINKWDAENAIQQMNSQWLGGRQIRTNWATRKPPAPKSNLESNTKHLSYEEVLNQSSPSNCTVYCGGVTSGLSDQLMRQTFTLFGQIMEIRVFPDKGYSFVRFDSHESAAHAIVSVNGTCIEGHTVKCYWGKETADMRAMQQMAMPQQSNPAYAAQPYGQWGQSYGNGQQMGQYVPNGWQMPTYGVYGQAWNQQGYK; encoded by the exons ATGATGGCGGATGATGACCAGCCCAAGACGTT gTACGTCGGAAACCTGTCCAGGGATGTGACAGAGGCTCTCATCATGCAGGTGTTCACCCAGATTGGACCCTGTAAGAGCTGCAAAATGATCATCGAT aCGGCAGGAAATGACCCATACTGCTTCGTGGAGTTCTTTGAGCACATGCACGCTGCCGCTGCCCTGGCCGCCATGAACGGACGGAAAATATTAGGAAAG GACATGAAGGTGAACTGGGCCTCCATGCCGAGCAGCCAGAAGAAAGACACAAGCA ATCACTTCCATGTCTTTGTCGGCGACCTGAGTCCAGAAATCTCCACAGAGGACGTCAGAGCCGCTTTTGCACCATTTGGAAAAATATC TGATGCTCGTGTGGTGAAAGATTTGGCCACTGGGAAATCCAAAGGCTATGGGTTTATCTCCTTCATTAACAAATGG GATGCGGAGAATGCCATCCAGCAGATGAACAGCCAGTGGCTGGGAGGCAGGCAGATCAGAACCAACTGGGCCACCAGGAAGCCTCCTGCACCCAAATCCAATCTTGAGA GCAACACCAAACACCTATCCTATGAGGAGGTTCTGAACCAGTCCAGCCCCAGTAACTGCACTGTGTACTGTGGCGGGGTCACCTCTGGCCTCTCag ATCAGCTGATGAGGCAGACTTTCACTCTATTCGGACAGATCATGGAGATCAGGGTCTTCCCAGATAAAGGCTACTCGTTTGTGAG GTTTGATTCTCATGAGAGTGCAGCCCACGCCATCGTGTCTGTGAATGGGACGTGCATCGAGGGCCACACGGTGAAGTGCTACTGGGGTAAAGAAACCGCAGACATGAGGGCTATGCAGCAGATGGCCATGCCCCAG CAGAGTAACCCGGCCTACGCGGCTCAGCCATACGGACAGTGGGGTCAGTCTTACGGTAACGGGCAGCAGATGGGTCAGTACGTCCCTAACGGCTGGCAGATGCCGACGTACGGAGTGTATGGCCAGGCCTGGAACCAGCAGGGCTACAAGTAA
- the tia1l gene encoding cytotoxic granule-associated RNA binding protein 1, like isoform X4, translated as MMADDDQPKTLYVGNLSRDVTEALIMQVFTQIGPCKSCKMIIDTAGNDPYCFVEFFEHMHAAAALAAMNGRKILGKDMKVNWASMPSSQKKDTSNHFHVFVGDLSPEISTEDVRAAFAPFGKISDARVVKDLATGKSKGYGFISFINKWDAENAIQQMNSQWLGGRQIRTNWATRKPPAPKSNLETGNTKHLSYEEVLNQSSPSNCTVYCGGVTSGLSDQLMRQTFTLFGQIMEIRVFPDKGYSFVRFDSHESAAHAIVSVNGTCIEGHTVKCYWGKETADMRAMQQMAMPQQSNPAYAAQPYGQWGQSYGNGQQMGQYVPNGWQMPTYGVYGQAWNQQGYK; from the exons ATGATGGCGGATGATGACCAGCCCAAGACGTT gTACGTCGGAAACCTGTCCAGGGATGTGACAGAGGCTCTCATCATGCAGGTGTTCACCCAGATTGGACCCTGTAAGAGCTGCAAAATGATCATCGAT aCGGCAGGAAATGACCCATACTGCTTCGTGGAGTTCTTTGAGCACATGCACGCTGCCGCTGCCCTGGCCGCCATGAACGGACGGAAAATATTAGGAAAG GACATGAAGGTGAACTGGGCCTCCATGCCGAGCAGCCAGAAGAAAGACACAAGCA ATCACTTCCATGTCTTTGTCGGCGACCTGAGTCCAGAAATCTCCACAGAGGACGTCAGAGCCGCTTTTGCACCATTTGGAAAAATATC TGATGCTCGTGTGGTGAAAGATTTGGCCACTGGGAAATCCAAAGGCTATGGGTTTATCTCCTTCATTAACAAATGG GATGCGGAGAATGCCATCCAGCAGATGAACAGCCAGTGGCTGGGAGGCAGGCAGATCAGAACCAACTGGGCCACCAGGAAGCCTCCTGCACCCAAATCCAATCTTGAGA CAGGCAACACCAAACACCTATCCTATGAGGAGGTTCTGAACCAGTCCAGCCCCAGTAACTGCACTGTGTACTGTGGCGGGGTCACCTCTGGCCTCTCag ATCAGCTGATGAGGCAGACTTTCACTCTATTCGGACAGATCATGGAGATCAGGGTCTTCCCAGATAAAGGCTACTCGTTTGTGAG GTTTGATTCTCATGAGAGTGCAGCCCACGCCATCGTGTCTGTGAATGGGACGTGCATCGAGGGCCACACGGTGAAGTGCTACTGGGGTAAAGAAACCGCAGACATGAGGGCTATGCAGCAGATGGCCATGCCCCAG CAGAGTAACCCGGCCTACGCGGCTCAGCCATACGGACAGTGGGGTCAGTCTTACGGTAACGGGCAGCAGATGGGTCAGTACGTCCCTAACGGCTGGCAGATGCCGACGTACGGAGTGTATGGCCAGGCCTGGAACCAGCAGGGCTACAAGTAA
- the tia1l gene encoding cytotoxic granule-associated RNA binding protein 1, like isoform X6, whose translation MMADDDQPKTLYVGNLSRDVTEALIMQVFTQIGPCKSCKMIIDTAGNDPYCFVEFFEHMHAAAALAAMNGRKILGKDMKVNWASMPSSQKKDTSNHFHVFVGDLSPEISTEDVRAAFAPFGKISDARVVKDLATGKSKGYGFISFINKWDAENAIQQMNSQWLGGRQIRTNWATRKPPAPKSNLETGNTKHLSYEEVLNQSSPSNCTVYCGGVTSGLSDQLMRQTFTLFGQIMEIRVFPDKGYSFVRFDSHESAAHAIVSVNGTCIEGHTVKCYWGKETADMRAMQQMAMPQSNPAYAAQPYGQWGQSYGNGQQMGQYVPNGWQMPTYGVYGQAWNQQGYK comes from the exons ATGATGGCGGATGATGACCAGCCCAAGACGTT gTACGTCGGAAACCTGTCCAGGGATGTGACAGAGGCTCTCATCATGCAGGTGTTCACCCAGATTGGACCCTGTAAGAGCTGCAAAATGATCATCGAT aCGGCAGGAAATGACCCATACTGCTTCGTGGAGTTCTTTGAGCACATGCACGCTGCCGCTGCCCTGGCCGCCATGAACGGACGGAAAATATTAGGAAAG GACATGAAGGTGAACTGGGCCTCCATGCCGAGCAGCCAGAAGAAAGACACAAGCA ATCACTTCCATGTCTTTGTCGGCGACCTGAGTCCAGAAATCTCCACAGAGGACGTCAGAGCCGCTTTTGCACCATTTGGAAAAATATC TGATGCTCGTGTGGTGAAAGATTTGGCCACTGGGAAATCCAAAGGCTATGGGTTTATCTCCTTCATTAACAAATGG GATGCGGAGAATGCCATCCAGCAGATGAACAGCCAGTGGCTGGGAGGCAGGCAGATCAGAACCAACTGGGCCACCAGGAAGCCTCCTGCACCCAAATCCAATCTTGAGA CAGGCAACACCAAACACCTATCCTATGAGGAGGTTCTGAACCAGTCCAGCCCCAGTAACTGCACTGTGTACTGTGGCGGGGTCACCTCTGGCCTCTCag ATCAGCTGATGAGGCAGACTTTCACTCTATTCGGACAGATCATGGAGATCAGGGTCTTCCCAGATAAAGGCTACTCGTTTGTGAG GTTTGATTCTCATGAGAGTGCAGCCCACGCCATCGTGTCTGTGAATGGGACGTGCATCGAGGGCCACACGGTGAAGTGCTACTGGGGTAAAGAAACCGCAGACATGAGGGCTATGCAGCAGATGGCCATGCCCCAG AGTAACCCGGCCTACGCGGCTCAGCCATACGGACAGTGGGGTCAGTCTTACGGTAACGGGCAGCAGATGGGTCAGTACGTCCCTAACGGCTGGCAGATGCCGACGTACGGAGTGTATGGCCAGGCCTGGAACCAGCAGGGCTACAAGTAA
- the tia1l gene encoding cytotoxic granule-associated RNA binding protein 1, like isoform X3, with product MMADDDQPKTLYVGNLSRDVTEALIMQVFTQIGPCKSCKMIIDTAGNDPYCFVEFFEHMHAAAALAAMNGRKILGKDMKVNWASMPSSQKKDTSNHFHVFVGDLSPEISTEDVRAAFAPFGKISDARVVKDLATGKSKGYGFISFINKWDAENAIQQMNSQWLGGRQIRTNWATRKPPAPKSNLESQSSTGNTKHLSYEEVLNQSSPSNCTVYCGGVTSGLSDQLMRQTFTLFGQIMEIRVFPDKGYSFVRFDSHESAAHAIVSVNGTCIEGHTVKCYWGKETADMRAMQQMAMPQSNPAYAAQPYGQWGQSYGNGQQMGQYVPNGWQMPTYGVYGQAWNQQGYK from the exons ATGATGGCGGATGATGACCAGCCCAAGACGTT gTACGTCGGAAACCTGTCCAGGGATGTGACAGAGGCTCTCATCATGCAGGTGTTCACCCAGATTGGACCCTGTAAGAGCTGCAAAATGATCATCGAT aCGGCAGGAAATGACCCATACTGCTTCGTGGAGTTCTTTGAGCACATGCACGCTGCCGCTGCCCTGGCCGCCATGAACGGACGGAAAATATTAGGAAAG GACATGAAGGTGAACTGGGCCTCCATGCCGAGCAGCCAGAAGAAAGACACAAGCA ATCACTTCCATGTCTTTGTCGGCGACCTGAGTCCAGAAATCTCCACAGAGGACGTCAGAGCCGCTTTTGCACCATTTGGAAAAATATC TGATGCTCGTGTGGTGAAAGATTTGGCCACTGGGAAATCCAAAGGCTATGGGTTTATCTCCTTCATTAACAAATGG GATGCGGAGAATGCCATCCAGCAGATGAACAGCCAGTGGCTGGGAGGCAGGCAGATCAGAACCAACTGGGCCACCAGGAAGCCTCCTGCACCCAAATCCAATCTTGAGAGTCAGTCCAGTA CAGGCAACACCAAACACCTATCCTATGAGGAGGTTCTGAACCAGTCCAGCCCCAGTAACTGCACTGTGTACTGTGGCGGGGTCACCTCTGGCCTCTCag ATCAGCTGATGAGGCAGACTTTCACTCTATTCGGACAGATCATGGAGATCAGGGTCTTCCCAGATAAAGGCTACTCGTTTGTGAG GTTTGATTCTCATGAGAGTGCAGCCCACGCCATCGTGTCTGTGAATGGGACGTGCATCGAGGGCCACACGGTGAAGTGCTACTGGGGTAAAGAAACCGCAGACATGAGGGCTATGCAGCAGATGGCCATGCCCCAG AGTAACCCGGCCTACGCGGCTCAGCCATACGGACAGTGGGGTCAGTCTTACGGTAACGGGCAGCAGATGGGTCAGTACGTCCCTAACGGCTGGCAGATGCCGACGTACGGAGTGTATGGCCAGGCCTGGAACCAGCAGGGCTACAAGTAA